From Cystobacter fuscus DSM 2262, one genomic window encodes:
- a CDS encoding lipocalin-like domain-containing protein: MTRAGGLVLGVGVVLVGLAAGAGWVSREAAPPPARTTTLKVSEALGAKAGGDEGYTRALEPREFHFPEDHGPHAGFRNEWWYWTGHLATADGREFGYQFTLFRSALAPGESERASAWGARQIYMGHLTVSDIQGGRFHAFERFSRSALGLAGARTEPFRVWLEDWSAEAVGGEPLPLRLTARSGDVSLSLVLEEGKPVVLQGERGLSQKGSEPGNASYYYSLPRMPTRGEVMVDGRAYPVTGESWMDREWSTSALGKAQVGWDWFSLQLSDGSELMYYQLRRRDGTVDPFTSGTLIPARGEPVHLTAKDTRLEVLDTWKSPRTGVEYPARWRLVLPSRDLSLEVTPALADQELPVTVRYWEGAVRLSGKHEGQPVEGRGYVELTGYGDSPPRWER, translated from the coding sequence ATGACGCGCGCGGGTGGACTGGTCCTCGGCGTGGGAGTGGTGCTCGTGGGGCTCGCGGCGGGCGCGGGGTGGGTGTCCCGCGAGGCGGCGCCTCCTCCGGCGCGGACGACCACCCTGAAGGTCTCCGAGGCGCTCGGAGCGAAGGCGGGAGGAGACGAGGGGTACACGCGGGCGCTGGAGCCCCGGGAGTTCCACTTCCCCGAGGACCATGGTCCCCACGCGGGCTTCCGCAACGAGTGGTGGTACTGGACGGGCCACCTGGCCACGGCGGACGGGCGCGAGTTCGGCTACCAGTTCACCCTGTTTCGCAGCGCCCTGGCGCCCGGTGAGTCCGAGCGTGCCTCCGCATGGGGGGCACGGCAGATCTACATGGGACACCTCACGGTCTCGGACATCCAGGGAGGCCGCTTCCACGCCTTCGAGCGCTTCAGCCGGAGCGCGCTGGGACTCGCGGGGGCACGGACCGAGCCCTTCCGGGTGTGGCTGGAGGACTGGAGCGCGGAGGCGGTGGGCGGCGAGCCCCTGCCCCTGCGGCTCACCGCCCGGAGTGGGGACGTGTCGTTGTCGCTCGTGCTGGAGGAGGGCAAGCCCGTGGTGCTCCAGGGAGAGCGGGGCCTGAGCCAGAAGGGGTCCGAGCCGGGCAACGCCTCCTATTACTACTCACTGCCGCGCATGCCCACGCGCGGAGAGGTGATGGTGGACGGCCGCGCTTACCCAGTGACGGGCGAGAGCTGGATGGACCGAGAGTGGAGCACGAGTGCGCTCGGCAAGGCGCAGGTGGGCTGGGATTGGTTCTCGCTCCAGCTCTCGGATGGGAGCGAGCTCATGTACTACCAACTGCGCCGGCGCGACGGCACGGTGGATCCCTTCACCTCGGGCACCCTCATTCCCGCCCGGGGAGAGCCCGTGCACCTGACCGCGAAGGACACGCGGCTGGAGGTGCTCGACACATGGAAGAGCCCCCGGACGGGCGTGGAGTACCCCGCGCGCTGGCGGCTCGTGCTGCCCTCGCGCGACCTCTCCCTGGAGGTGACGCCGGCGCTCGCCGACCAGGAGTTGCCCGTGACCGTGCGCTACTGGGAGGGTGCGGTGCGCCTGTCGGGCAAACACGAAGGCCAGCCCGTGGAGGGCCGCGGCTACGTGGAGCTGACCGGATACGGAGACTCTCCTCCCCGCTGGGAACGCTGA
- a CDS encoding FtsX-like permease family protein, whose product MKQRLLFRASLRHLGGHPWLTALSLLGIALGVAVVVSIDLANASAMRAFERSTDTVTGRATHQLVGGPSGVPETVYRDVRLLPGAPVSAPMVEGSVRARSGDQRPLTVLGVDPFAEGPFRSYVPQGGGQVDMGAFLTEPGATLLTERTARALEVKAGDDLRVAVEGVEKRLRVLAVLTPGDEGSARAMEGLVVTDLASAQELFGLEGRLSRIDLRLPEGAEAEATLERLSPLLPEGVEVVRPRARGNAVAQMTRAFRTNLTALSLLALVVGTFLIYNTMTFSVVQRREQLGRLRALGVTRNELFALVLGEAGVLGAVGTVAGVLLGILLGRGLVELVTRTINDLYLSVSVRGLALEPFTLGKGLVLGLGATLAAALRPAWEAARSAPALTLRRSTLEDVAHGRAPRLALTGVAVLAAGVGLLALPTRELLPAYAGLFSVLLGASLLVPWLTALLAQGAAGPLGGAFGLLGRMAARGVTASLSRTAVALAALMVAVATTVGVGLMVTSFRGTVADWLGSSLVADIYVSPPSLVARRGGAAFLPGLAERVRTTPGVASSSTMRTAQVRVDGVPTDVRAVDFGGTPTRPYRFKEGELARVWKELEAPDTVIVSEPLASHRRVGLGSRVELATDGGLASFRVVGVYFDYGSDAGTVMMLRSTWLHHFRDETVSGVALYAAPGQDVDALVARVRERVGTEQTLDIRSNRTLRETSLEVFDRTFTITHVLRLLAIGVAFVGVLSALMALQLERAREFAVLRATGLTPRQLWALVSLQTGLLGALAGLFSLPLGVALAYVLVHVINQRSFGWTLQLEVAPPVLFQALGLALLAAALAGLYPSWKMSRANPARALREE is encoded by the coding sequence GTGAAACAACGCCTGCTCTTCCGCGCGAGCCTGCGCCACCTGGGCGGCCACCCGTGGCTCACCGCGCTGTCGCTGCTGGGCATCGCGCTCGGGGTGGCGGTGGTGGTGTCCATCGACCTGGCCAACGCGAGCGCGATGCGTGCCTTCGAGCGCTCCACGGACACGGTGACGGGCCGCGCCACGCACCAGCTCGTCGGGGGGCCCTCGGGGGTGCCGGAGACGGTGTACCGCGACGTGCGCCTGCTGCCCGGCGCGCCCGTGTCCGCCCCGATGGTGGAGGGCTCCGTGCGCGCGCGAAGTGGCGACCAGCGGCCCCTCACCGTGCTCGGGGTGGACCCGTTCGCCGAGGGCCCCTTCCGCTCCTATGTGCCCCAGGGTGGAGGCCAGGTGGACATGGGCGCCTTCCTCACCGAGCCCGGCGCCACGCTGCTCACCGAGCGCACCGCGCGGGCCCTCGAGGTGAAGGCGGGAGATGACCTGAGGGTGGCGGTGGAGGGCGTGGAGAAGCGGCTGCGCGTGCTGGCGGTGCTGACGCCCGGCGACGAGGGCAGCGCCCGGGCGATGGAGGGGCTCGTGGTCACCGACCTCGCCAGCGCACAGGAGCTGTTCGGCCTGGAGGGACGCCTCTCGCGCATCGATCTCCGGCTGCCGGAGGGCGCGGAGGCGGAGGCCACGCTGGAGCGCCTGAGTCCGCTGCTGCCCGAGGGCGTGGAGGTGGTGCGACCGCGCGCCCGGGGCAACGCGGTGGCGCAGATGACGCGGGCATTCCGCACCAACCTCACCGCGCTGTCGTTGCTGGCGCTCGTGGTGGGCACCTTCCTCATCTACAACACGATGACCTTCTCGGTGGTGCAGCGGCGCGAGCAGCTCGGCCGGCTGCGCGCGCTGGGCGTCACCCGGAACGAGCTCTTCGCGCTGGTGCTTGGCGAGGCGGGCGTGCTGGGCGCGGTGGGCACCGTGGCCGGCGTGCTGCTCGGCATCCTGCTCGGGCGGGGCCTGGTGGAACTCGTCACCCGGACGATCAATGACCTGTACCTCTCGGTGAGCGTGCGGGGCCTCGCGCTGGAGCCCTTCACGCTGGGCAAGGGGCTGGTGCTCGGCCTGGGCGCCACGCTCGCCGCCGCGCTGCGCCCCGCGTGGGAAGCGGCCCGCTCGGCGCCCGCGCTCACCCTGCGCCGCTCCACCCTGGAGGACGTGGCCCATGGCCGGGCGCCGAGGCTCGCGCTGACGGGAGTGGCCGTGCTCGCCGCGGGCGTGGGGCTGCTCGCCCTGCCCACGCGGGAGCTGCTCCCCGCCTACGCGGGCCTCTTCTCCGTGCTGCTCGGCGCGTCCCTGCTGGTGCCCTGGCTCACGGCCCTGCTCGCGCAAGGGGCGGCGGGACCGTTGGGCGGTGCCTTCGGGTTGCTCGGGCGCATGGCGGCACGGGGGGTGACGGCGAGCCTCAGCCGTACCGCGGTGGCGCTCGCGGCGCTGATGGTGGCGGTGGCCACCACGGTGGGCGTGGGACTCATGGTGACGAGCTTCCGCGGCACCGTGGCGGACTGGCTCGGCTCGTCGCTGGTGGCGGACATCTATGTCTCCCCGCCCTCGCTCGTCGCCCGGCGGGGGGGAGCGGCCTTCCTCCCGGGGCTCGCCGAGCGCGTGCGCACCACGCCGGGGGTGGCCAGCAGCAGCACGATGCGCACGGCGCAGGTGCGCGTGGACGGGGTGCCCACGGACGTGCGCGCGGTGGACTTCGGCGGAACGCCCACGCGTCCCTACCGCTTCAAGGAGGGCGAGCTGGCGCGAGTGTGGAAGGAGCTGGAGGCGCCCGACACCGTCATCGTCTCCGAGCCCCTCGCCTCCCACCGCCGCGTGGGCCTCGGCTCGCGCGTGGAGCTGGCGACGGACGGGGGCCTCGCGTCCTTCCGCGTGGTGGGCGTGTACTTCGACTACGGCTCGGACGCGGGCACGGTGATGATGTTGCGGAGCACCTGGCTGCACCACTTCCGCGACGAGACCGTGAGCGGCGTGGCCCTCTATGCCGCGCCGGGACAGGACGTGGACGCGCTCGTCGCCCGGGTGCGCGAGCGCGTCGGCACCGAGCAGACGCTGGACATCCGCTCCAACCGCACCCTGCGCGAGACGTCCCTGGAGGTGTTCGATCGCACCTTCACCATCACCCACGTGCTGCGGCTGCTGGCCATCGGCGTGGCCTTCGTGGGCGTGCTCAGCGCGCTCATGGCGCTGCAACTCGAGCGCGCCCGGGAGTTCGCCGTGCTGCGCGCCACCGGGCTCACCCCGCGGCAGCTCTGGGCGCTCGTGTCGCTGCAGACAGGGCTGCTCGGAGCGCTCGCGGGGTTGTTCTCCCTGCCGCTCGGCGTGGCGCTCGCGTACGTGCTCGTCCACGTCATCAACCAGCGCTCCTTCGGTTGGACGTTGCAGCTCGAGGTGGCGCCCCCGGTGCTCTTCCAGGCGCTGGGGCTGGCGCTGCTCGCGGCGGCGCTCGCGGGCCTGTACCCATCCTGGAAGATGTCGCGCGCCAACCCCGCGCGGGCCCTGAGGGAGGAGTGA
- a CDS encoding ABC transporter ATP-binding protein: MSPSPPVVELNDVSKSYAEGDAVREVLAGTSLTLHAGEFAVLLGRSGSGKSTLLNLISGIDQPSRGTVRVAGQELGALSEHARTLLRRERIGFIFQAFNLLPTLTVEENILLPLELTGRGGPASRERVRELLDTVGLGNRAASFPDRLSGGEQQRVAVARALAHAPPLLLADEPTGNLDEATGKRVLDLLEELTRRERVCALIVTHDPGMVARAHRVLRLEAGRLREEARP; this comes from the coding sequence ATGTCCCCCTCCCCGCCCGTGGTCGAGCTGAACGACGTCTCCAAGTCCTACGCCGAGGGCGATGCCGTGCGCGAGGTGCTCGCCGGCACGAGCCTCACCCTGCACGCGGGCGAATTCGCCGTGCTGCTCGGCCGCAGCGGCTCGGGCAAGTCCACGCTGCTCAACCTCATCAGCGGCATCGACCAGCCCTCGCGGGGCACGGTGCGGGTGGCGGGACAGGAGCTGGGCGCCCTGAGCGAGCACGCGCGCACCCTGCTGCGCCGCGAGCGCATCGGCTTCATCTTCCAGGCCTTCAACCTGCTGCCCACGCTCACGGTGGAGGAGAACATCCTCCTGCCGCTGGAGCTCACCGGGCGCGGGGGCCCGGCCTCGCGCGAGCGGGTGCGGGAGTTGCTCGACACGGTGGGCCTGGGCAACCGGGCCGCGAGCTTCCCGGATCGGCTCTCCGGCGGCGAGCAGCAACGCGTGGCGGTGGCCCGGGCGCTCGCCCACGCCCCGCCCCTGCTGCTCGCGGACGAGCCCACGGGCAACCTCGACGAGGCGACGGGAAAGCGGGTGTTGGATCTGCTCGAGGAACTCACGCGCCGCGAGCGCGTCTGCGCCCTCATCGTCACGCATGATCCGGGAATGGTCGCGCGCGCCCACCGTGTGTTGCGGTTGGAGGCGGGACGGCTGCGCGAGGAGGCCCGCCCGTGA
- a CDS encoding bifunctional cytochrome P450/NADPH--P450 reductase, which yields MKSSHSSTIPQPHVRPLVGNVPDVGFETPTQNLMKLARELGPIFRLSFPGGRTALVLSSHELVADVCDESRFDKHVTGALKQIRDFAGDGLFTARTEEPNWGKAHRLLMPAFGPAAMRNYHDDMLDVADQMFTRWERFGPEAVLDVPDNMTRLTLDTIALCGFGYRFNSFYQKELHPFVESMVRALAEAGNRARRVPLQTQLMLRTQRQFQADTGYMHEVTRELIAKRRTLKPEEAPRDLLGLMLDAKDPLTGEGLDEENIRNQMVTFLIAGHETTSGLLSFATYFLLRHPEVLEKAHAEVDRVLGDELPRFEQVSQLHYLDQILRETLRLWPTAPAFTVHPKAEETLIAGTYPIRREDSAVVLTTMLHRDPTVWKDPERFDPDRFAPEVRDGIPPHAWKPFGNGQRSCIGRAFALQEATLVLGMMLQRFHLVEPAPYELHIRETLTLKPEGLKLRVRVRKPVSRPLASRPTPGAAAPAPKQEGVASHGTPLLLLYGSNSGASEAFARRIASDGLARGYSAKVAPLDDYTGKLPKEGAVVLVTASYNGQPPDNARAFHTWVSNVPEGSLLGVRYAVFGCGNRDWAATYQAIPKHFDERLSAAGAEALVARGEADARGDFFGDFEHWYAPFWETVGVALGVSSRAVSSEPLYTVELVPSSSTELVKQNKLELATLVDNRELVDMTSPLGRSKRHLAFKLPEGVTYAAGDYLAVLPENHPDLVERAARRFGVRTDAAVVLHSTRGAMASSLPTDKPVSVQELLGRHVELSAPATRKDLERLAEKNPCPPHAMHLEALAQDAERYKKEILDKRVSVLDLLEQYTSCILTFGDFLELLPAMRVRQYSVSSSPRADPTVCTLTVAVVDAEAWSGQGRFHGTCSSYLARLRPGEQVAVAVRTPNAPFHPPASNATPIILVGAGTGLAPFRGFLQERALRHARGEAAGPALFFFGCDHPEVDFLYREELAQWEREGVVKVLPAFFRQPEGDVLFVQHRLWKEREQVKALLARGAMFFLCGDGRRMAPAVRETLARIHQETVGCSEAEATVWLEGMEKQGRLVADVFA from the coding sequence ATGAAGTCTTCCCATTCGAGCACGATTCCCCAGCCCCATGTGCGTCCCCTCGTCGGCAATGTGCCGGACGTCGGCTTCGAGACGCCCACGCAGAACCTGATGAAGCTCGCGCGCGAGCTGGGGCCCATCTTCCGGCTGTCGTTCCCCGGAGGGCGCACCGCCCTGGTGCTCAGTTCGCATGAGTTGGTGGCGGATGTCTGCGATGAGAGCCGCTTCGACAAGCATGTGACCGGGGCGCTCAAGCAGATCCGCGACTTCGCGGGCGACGGCCTCTTCACCGCGAGGACGGAGGAGCCCAACTGGGGCAAGGCCCACCGCCTGTTGATGCCCGCCTTCGGTCCCGCGGCCATGCGCAACTACCACGACGACATGCTCGACGTGGCCGACCAGATGTTCACGCGCTGGGAGCGCTTCGGGCCAGAGGCCGTGCTCGATGTGCCGGACAACATGACGCGGCTCACGCTCGACACCATCGCGCTGTGTGGCTTCGGCTACCGCTTCAACTCCTTCTACCAGAAGGAGCTGCACCCCTTCGTCGAGTCCATGGTGCGCGCCCTGGCCGAGGCGGGCAATCGCGCCCGGCGCGTCCCGCTCCAGACGCAGCTCATGCTGCGCACCCAGCGCCAGTTCCAGGCGGACACCGGCTACATGCACGAGGTGACGCGCGAGCTCATCGCGAAGCGCCGCACGCTCAAGCCCGAGGAGGCCCCGCGCGACCTGCTCGGCCTCATGCTCGACGCGAAGGATCCCCTCACGGGCGAGGGGCTCGACGAGGAGAACATCCGCAACCAGATGGTGACCTTCCTCATCGCGGGTCACGAGACGACGAGCGGCCTGTTGTCCTTCGCCACGTACTTCCTGCTGCGCCACCCCGAGGTGCTCGAGAAGGCCCATGCCGAGGTGGATCGGGTGCTGGGCGACGAGCTGCCGCGCTTCGAGCAGGTGTCCCAGCTGCACTACCTCGATCAGATCCTGCGCGAGACGCTGCGCTTGTGGCCCACCGCGCCGGCCTTCACCGTGCACCCCAAGGCGGAGGAGACGCTGATCGCGGGCACCTACCCCATCCGCCGCGAGGACTCCGCGGTGGTGCTCACCACGATGCTGCACCGCGATCCCACGGTGTGGAAGGACCCGGAGCGCTTCGATCCGGACCGCTTCGCCCCCGAGGTGCGTGACGGCATTCCGCCGCACGCGTGGAAGCCGTTCGGCAACGGGCAGCGCTCGTGCATCGGCCGGGCGTTCGCGCTCCAGGAGGCCACGCTGGTGCTGGGCATGATGCTCCAGCGCTTCCACCTCGTGGAGCCCGCGCCGTACGAGCTGCACATTCGCGAGACGCTCACGCTCAAGCCCGAGGGCCTCAAGCTGCGCGTCCGTGTGCGCAAGCCCGTCTCCCGTCCGCTCGCCTCGCGTCCCACGCCCGGTGCCGCCGCGCCCGCTCCGAAGCAGGAAGGGGTGGCCTCGCATGGCACGCCCCTGCTGCTGCTCTACGGCTCCAACTCGGGGGCCTCGGAGGCGTTCGCCCGGCGCATCGCCAGTGACGGGCTCGCGCGGGGCTACTCGGCGAAGGTGGCGCCGCTGGACGACTACACCGGGAAGCTGCCCAAGGAGGGCGCCGTCGTCCTCGTGACGGCCTCCTACAATGGCCAGCCGCCGGACAACGCGCGGGCCTTCCACACGTGGGTCTCGAATGTCCCCGAGGGCTCGCTGCTGGGCGTGCGCTACGCGGTGTTCGGCTGCGGCAACCGGGACTGGGCCGCGACGTACCAGGCCATTCCCAAGCACTTCGACGAGCGGCTGAGCGCCGCGGGAGCCGAGGCGCTCGTCGCTCGCGGCGAGGCCGATGCGCGGGGGGACTTCTTCGGCGACTTCGAGCACTGGTACGCGCCCTTCTGGGAGACAGTGGGCGTGGCGCTCGGCGTGTCTTCTCGCGCGGTGTCGTCCGAGCCGCTCTACACGGTGGAGCTGGTGCCGTCCTCGAGCACGGAGCTGGTGAAGCAGAACAAGCTCGAGCTGGCGACGCTGGTGGACAACCGCGAGCTCGTCGACATGACGTCGCCGCTCGGACGCTCCAAGCGGCACCTCGCGTTCAAGTTGCCCGAGGGCGTGACGTACGCGGCGGGTGACTACCTGGCGGTACTGCCGGAGAACCACCCGGACCTCGTGGAGCGCGCCGCGCGCCGCTTCGGGGTGCGCACGGACGCCGCCGTCGTCCTGCACTCGACCCGGGGCGCCATGGCGTCGTCGCTGCCCACGGACAAGCCAGTGTCGGTGCAGGAGTTGCTCGGCCGGCACGTGGAGCTGTCGGCGCCCGCCACACGCAAGGACCTGGAGCGGCTGGCGGAGAAGAACCCGTGCCCGCCGCATGCCATGCACCTGGAGGCCCTGGCCCAGGACGCCGAGCGCTACAAGAAGGAGATCCTCGACAAGCGCGTGAGTGTGTTGGACCTGTTGGAGCAGTACACCTCGTGCATCCTCACCTTCGGGGACTTCCTCGAGCTGTTGCCGGCCATGCGCGTGCGGCAGTACTCGGTGTCGTCCTCGCCGAGGGCGGACCCCACGGTGTGCACGTTGACGGTGGCGGTGGTGGACGCGGAGGCGTGGAGTGGCCAGGGCCGCTTCCATGGCACGTGCTCGAGCTACCTGGCGCGGCTGCGTCCGGGCGAGCAGGTGGCGGTGGCGGTGCGCACGCCGAACGCGCCCTTCCATCCGCCCGCGTCGAACGCGACGCCCATCATCCTGGTGGGAGCGGGCACGGGGCTGGCGCCCTTCCGGGGCTTCCTCCAGGAGCGCGCCCTGCGCCACGCGCGAGGGGAGGCGGCCGGGCCGGCGTTGTTCTTCTTCGGGTGTGATCACCCGGAGGTGGACTTCCTCTACCGCGAGGAGCTGGCGCAATGGGAGCGCGAGGGCGTGGTGAAGGTGCTGCCCGCCTTCTTCCGCCAGCCCGAGGGCGACGTGCTGTTCGTGCAGCACCGGCTGTGGAAGGAGCGCGAGCAGGTGAAGGCGCTGCTGGCCCGGGGCGCGATGTTCTTCCTCTGCGGGGATGGGCGGCGCATGGCGCCCGCGGTGCGCGAGACGCTGGCGAGAATCCACCAGGAGACGGTGGGTTGCTCCGAGGCGGAGGCCACGGTGTGGCTCGAGGGAATGGAGAAGCAGGGCCGTCTGGTGGCGGACGTCTTCGCCTGA
- a CDS encoding Crp/Fnr family transcriptional regulator → MKPDRTALDYLELFRSGSWFRATPADFQERLLRLGVLRPLKTGQHLFSRGNLPSGLYGVVDGAIRLRTLGPSGREALLKFLEPPSWCGEISLFDGLPSAHDAIADAPTLVVHVPHAPLAALLAEQPGYWYEFGRLMAQHMRLTLLSIDEVAHEAAPIRLARRLLLIAQNYGDLHAHSSRVIEVRQEELAMMLTISRQTTNQILKQLEAQGIVGLRYGEIEILDLEKLREVVAGKGDAGPQAS, encoded by the coding sequence ATGAAGCCTGACCGCACGGCACTCGACTACCTGGAACTCTTCCGCTCCGGGAGTTGGTTCCGCGCCACCCCGGCCGACTTCCAGGAGAGGCTGCTCCGGCTCGGCGTGCTCCGCCCCCTGAAGACCGGCCAGCACCTGTTCTCCCGGGGAAACCTCCCCTCCGGCCTCTATGGCGTGGTCGATGGCGCCATCCGGCTGCGCACGCTTGGACCCTCCGGCCGCGAAGCCCTGCTCAAGTTCCTCGAGCCCCCGTCCTGGTGTGGGGAGATCAGCCTCTTCGATGGCCTGCCCTCGGCTCACGACGCCATCGCCGACGCGCCGACCCTCGTCGTCCATGTGCCGCACGCCCCCCTGGCGGCCCTGCTCGCGGAGCAGCCCGGCTATTGGTACGAATTCGGCCGCCTCATGGCGCAGCACATGCGGCTCACCCTGCTGTCCATCGACGAGGTCGCGCACGAGGCCGCGCCCATCCGGCTCGCGCGGCGCCTGCTGCTCATCGCCCAGAACTACGGGGATCTGCACGCCCACAGCAGCCGGGTCATCGAGGTGCGGCAGGAGGAGCTGGCGATGATGCTCACCATCTCCCGGCAGACGACGAATCAAATCCTCAAGCAGCTCGAGGCCCAGGGCATCGTGGGGCTGCGCTATGGGGAGATCGAGATCCTCGACCTGGAGAAGCTGCGCGAGGTGGTGGCGGGCAAGGGTGACGCGGGGCCCCAAGCGAGCTGA
- a CDS encoding zinc-binding dehydrogenase: MATMLAGRLDLVTGKFGMEQVAIPEPGPGEVRIKVLAAGICLSDVHLIDGSLRLKPRPGFTAVTLGHEVAGVIEKLGEGTGTWWKVGQRVLLQAGQSCGACAPCMTRTGCVRPLTRGVDYDGGWAEYSLARQDTLIAVPDELPIEQAAILPDAVSTPYAAIVDTAALRPAESVGIWGIGGLGAHGVQLVRAFGAAPIIAFDPLPEARQRALALGADLALDPQQPDVREQVLHWTDGRGLDVALDLAGAAPVREQAQSVLAPRGRLVLVGLTPAPLSLSQGIGFCVAMQQVRGHYGSRLEHLPQLVKLTRLGRLDFSRSVSAVLPLADAPLGVERLMKKQGNPIRLVLQP; encoded by the coding sequence ATGGCGACGATGTTGGCGGGTCGGCTCGACCTCGTGACGGGGAAGTTCGGGATGGAACAGGTGGCCATTCCCGAGCCGGGGCCGGGTGAAGTGCGCATCAAGGTGTTGGCGGCCGGTATCTGTCTGTCGGACGTGCACCTGATCGATGGTTCCCTGCGATTGAAGCCGCGCCCGGGGTTCACGGCCGTCACCCTGGGCCATGAGGTCGCGGGCGTCATCGAGAAGCTCGGCGAGGGCACGGGGACCTGGTGGAAGGTGGGCCAGCGCGTGCTGCTCCAGGCGGGGCAGTCGTGTGGCGCGTGCGCCCCGTGCATGACGCGGACGGGGTGTGTGCGTCCGCTCACGCGAGGCGTGGATTACGACGGAGGCTGGGCCGAGTACTCGCTCGCCCGTCAGGACACGCTCATCGCCGTTCCGGACGAGCTGCCCATCGAACAGGCGGCCATTCTGCCCGACGCGGTCTCCACGCCGTACGCGGCCATCGTGGACACGGCGGCGCTGCGGCCCGCGGAGTCCGTGGGCATCTGGGGCATTGGCGGACTGGGGGCGCACGGTGTGCAACTGGTGCGCGCGTTCGGCGCGGCGCCCATCATCGCCTTCGATCCCCTGCCGGAGGCCCGGCAGCGGGCGCTGGCGCTGGGCGCGGACCTCGCGTTGGATCCCCAGCAGCCGGACGTGCGCGAGCAGGTGTTGCACTGGACGGACGGGCGGGGCCTGGACGTGGCGCTGGACCTGGCGGGCGCGGCTCCGGTGCGTGAGCAGGCGCAATCGGTGCTGGCACCGCGGGGCCGGCTCGTGCTGGTGGGCCTGACGCCCGCGCCCCTGTCGCTCTCCCAGGGCATCGGCTTCTGCGTGGCGATGCAGCAGGTGCGGGGGCATTACGGCTCGCGGCTCGAGCACCTTCCGCAGCTCGTGAAGCTCACGCGGCTGGGCCGGCTCGACTTCTCCCGCTCGGTCAGCGCCGTGCTCCCCCTGGCGGACGCGCCCCTGGGCGTCGAGCGCCTGATGAAGAAGCAGGGCAATCCCATTCGTCTCGTCCTCCAACCGTGA